From Nocardia sp. XZ_19_385, the proteins below share one genomic window:
- a CDS encoding S1C family serine protease yields MDEQWRYMSDDARPPRTDRSGGGGRVVALMVVVILAVTTFLGFRAELPQWAPFAGPEIVDATYTTEPIPTLDAPTVTAAVRPALVHISTSTRPFGLGAAGSGIVLTADGQVLTSHHVVKGADTVTVTDVGNGEVYQASVLGYDSAADIALLELSGAAGLATATIGNSGDVRMRDDVLAIGNAGGIGGQPTAIPGTITNLDSTIVALNSADLSRKALSGMFEIAAPVSSGQSGGALADRNGTIVGVITAASGDPAQRSADDANGYAVPIDRAMRIVRQIRSGTPTETVHIGPTATLGVIASNAEPTGAGARVEAAIYGMPAHAAGLLEGEVITALNDRAVTTIQSLHAALNMYRPNETVKLMVTGPRGDRTVHVVLTVGPPN; encoded by the coding sequence ATGGACGAGCAGTGGCGCTACATGAGCGATGACGCCCGGCCGCCGCGCACCGACCGGTCGGGCGGGGGCGGCCGGGTGGTTGCCCTGATGGTGGTCGTCATCCTCGCGGTGACGACGTTCCTGGGCTTCCGCGCGGAACTACCCCAATGGGCACCGTTCGCCGGCCCGGAGATCGTCGACGCCACCTACACGACCGAGCCGATCCCCACGCTGGACGCGCCCACCGTCACCGCCGCCGTCCGGCCTGCCCTGGTCCACATCAGCACCTCCACCCGACCGTTCGGGCTGGGGGCTGCCGGTTCCGGGATCGTGCTCACCGCCGACGGACAGGTGCTGACCAGCCATCACGTGGTCAAAGGCGCGGACACGGTCACGGTGACCGATGTCGGCAACGGCGAGGTCTACCAGGCCAGCGTGCTCGGCTACGACTCCGCCGCCGACATCGCCCTGCTCGAACTGTCCGGCGCGGCCGGGCTGGCCACCGCCACCATCGGCAATTCCGGCGACGTCCGGATGCGCGACGATGTCCTCGCCATCGGCAACGCGGGCGGTATCGGCGGTCAGCCGACGGCCATCCCGGGCACCATCACCAATCTGGATTCCACCATCGTCGCCCTGAATTCGGCCGACCTGTCCCGAAAAGCCTTGTCCGGCATGTTCGAAATCGCCGCCCCCGTGTCCTCGGGACAGTCCGGCGGTGCCTTGGCCGACCGCAACGGCACCATCGTCGGCGTCATCACCGCCGCCTCCGGCGACCCCGCCCAGAGATCCGCCGACGACGCCAACGGCTACGCGGTCCCGATCGACAGAGCGATGCGCATCGTGCGCCAAATCCGTTCCGGCACACCCACCGAGACCGTGCACATCGGCCCCACCGCGACCCTCGGCGTAATCGCGTCCAACGCCGAGCCCACCGGCGCCGGCGCCCGGGTCGAAGCGGCCATCTACGGCATGCCCGCGCACGCCGCCGGGCTGCTGGAAGGCGAGGTCATCACCGCGCTCAACGATCGGGCGGTCACCACCATCCAATCCCTGCACGCCGCGCTGAACATGTACCGGCCCAACGAAACCGTGAAGCTGATG
- a CDS encoding NAD(P)-dependent alcohol dehydrogenase — MTSAAAYAIPAPDGAFEKVTIERRELGPHDVLIDVKFAGICHSDIHTARDEWGGTKYPCVPGHEIAGLVAAVGSAVSKHKVGDRVGVGCMVDSCGKCGPCLADEEQYCANGNTMTYNAEVDPSVQPEGYTMGGYSTQVVVTENFVLQIPEGIGLDVAAPLLCAGVTLFSPLRHWNAGPGKKVAIIGMGGLGHVGVKIAAAMGAEVTVLSHSLSKQEDGKRFGAHHYYATNDKQTFKELRNRFDLIINTVSADLPIDSYMRLLNLNGTLVILGLPEKPLSVKPFTIAGYRRSLAGSMIGGIAQTQEMLNFCAQHGIGAEIEVISADEIDNAYDRVVASDVRYRFVIDTATI, encoded by the coding sequence ATGACGAGCGCCGCAGCCTATGCCATCCCCGCGCCGGACGGCGCCTTCGAGAAGGTCACCATCGAAAGACGGGAGCTCGGCCCGCACGACGTCCTCATCGACGTCAAGTTCGCGGGTATCTGTCACTCCGATATCCACACCGCGCGCGACGAGTGGGGCGGCACCAAATATCCGTGCGTGCCGGGCCACGAGATCGCCGGCCTGGTCGCGGCCGTCGGCAGCGCCGTCAGCAAGCACAAGGTGGGCGACCGGGTCGGTGTCGGCTGCATGGTCGATTCCTGCGGCAAGTGCGGCCCGTGCCTGGCCGACGAGGAGCAGTACTGCGCCAACGGCAACACCATGACCTACAACGCCGAGGTCGATCCGTCCGTGCAGCCGGAGGGCTACACCATGGGCGGCTATTCGACCCAGGTCGTGGTGACCGAGAACTTCGTGCTGCAGATCCCGGAGGGCATCGGCCTGGACGTCGCGGCGCCGCTGCTGTGCGCCGGCGTCACGCTGTTCTCGCCGCTGCGGCACTGGAACGCCGGTCCCGGCAAGAAGGTCGCGATCATCGGCATGGGCGGGCTCGGGCATGTCGGGGTGAAGATCGCCGCGGCCATGGGCGCGGAGGTCACGGTGCTCAGCCATTCGCTGAGCAAGCAGGAGGACGGCAAGCGCTTCGGCGCGCACCACTATTACGCGACCAACGACAAGCAGACCTTCAAGGAACTGCGCAATCGCTTCGATCTGATCATCAATACGGTGTCCGCGGATCTGCCGATCGACAGCTACATGCGGTTGCTGAACCTGAACGGCACGCTGGTGATCCTCGGGTTGCCCGAAAAGCCTTTGTCCGTCAAGCCTTTCACCATCGCGGGCTACCGGCGTTCGCTGGCGGGCTCGATGATCGGCGGTATCGCCCAGACCCAGGAGATGCTGAACTTCTGCGCCCAGCACGGGATCGGCGCGGAGATCGAGGTGATCTCCGCCGACGAGATCGACAACGCCTACGACCGGGTGGTCGCCAGCGACGTGCGCTACCGCTTCGTCATCGACACGGCCACCATCTAG
- a CDS encoding class I SAM-dependent methyltransferase, giving the protein MNLARRAMNHPALAAVYERAWRPAAFFVASGRTMETDRRDAVRQLRLDGSKRVLDIACGPGNFTRYLSKTLSGNGFAVGLDYSEAMLARAVVDNTGPRVGYLRGDAARLPFADGTFDAVCCFGALYLIPDPITATREMVRVLAPGGRIAISTSHRDNSPFGQVSKVVGGWSGLRVFDSETFPGLFAEMGLADVEQQVHGLLQYVSATRPA; this is encoded by the coding sequence ATGAATCTGGCCCGGCGCGCCATGAATCATCCCGCCCTGGCTGCTGTCTACGAACGAGCGTGGCGACCCGCCGCGTTCTTCGTCGCCAGCGGCCGCACGATGGAAACCGATCGGCGCGATGCCGTCCGGCAGCTCCGGCTCGACGGGTCGAAGCGGGTGCTCGATATTGCCTGCGGCCCCGGCAATTTCACCCGGTATCTGAGTAAGACGCTGTCCGGCAACGGTTTCGCGGTCGGCCTGGACTACTCCGAAGCGATGCTGGCCCGTGCTGTCGTCGACAACACGGGCCCGCGGGTGGGCTATCTACGCGGTGATGCCGCCCGATTGCCGTTCGCGGACGGCACTTTCGACGCGGTGTGCTGCTTCGGCGCGCTCTACCTGATCCCGGACCCGATCACCGCCACCCGGGAGATGGTGCGGGTGCTGGCGCCGGGCGGCCGGATCGCGATCAGCACCAGCCACCGGGACAACTCACCGTTCGGGCAGGTCAGCAAGGTTGTCGGCGGCTGGAGCGGATTGCGGGTCTTCGACAGCGAGACCTTCCCCGGCCTGTTCGCGGAAATGGGGCTCGCCGACGTCGAGCAGCAGGTGCACGGCCTGCTGCAGTACGTCAGCGCGACCCGTCCCGCCTAG
- a CDS encoding trans-acting enoyl reductase family protein, whose product MAENREFDLILFGATGFVGKLTAEYLRDAAPVEARIGLAGRSLDKLTGVRAELGAGAANWGLVVADSTDQEALDAMASRTKVVVTTVGPYLRYGMPLVAACAKAGTHYADLTGEPLFIRDAIDGYHDEAVASGAKIVNSCGYDSIPSDLSVYQLYRATVADNTGELLDTTLIASAKGGVSGGTIDSGRAMMEAIAEDSSKASVMMHPYSLSPDKSMDPDVGRQSDQALERASNIDPSLDGWVSTFVMAAHNTKVVRRSNGLLGWVYGKNFRYREVMSAGKSAAAPLVAAGIAGGIVATMAVGSVLSRAEVGRKLLDRVLPKPGTGPSEKARNSGWFTMKTYARTTSGAKYLATFSGKGDPGYKATAVLLGESGLCLALDTGKQPELAGILTPAAAMGDALTERLRAAGMTIEVERA is encoded by the coding sequence ATGGCAGAGAACCGAGAATTCGATCTGATCCTGTTCGGTGCGACGGGTTTCGTCGGCAAGCTCACCGCCGAGTACCTGCGCGACGCCGCCCCGGTGGAGGCCCGGATCGGGCTGGCCGGGCGGTCACTGGACAAGCTGACCGGGGTACGCGCGGAACTCGGTGCGGGAGCTGCCAATTGGGGTCTGGTCGTGGCGGACTCCACTGATCAGGAAGCGCTGGACGCGATGGCGTCGCGCACCAAAGTCGTTGTCACCACGGTCGGTCCGTACCTGCGCTATGGCATGCCGCTGGTCGCGGCGTGCGCCAAGGCGGGCACGCACTACGCCGACCTCACCGGTGAGCCACTGTTCATCCGCGACGCCATCGACGGGTATCACGACGAGGCCGTCGCCAGTGGCGCGAAGATCGTGAATTCCTGTGGGTACGACTCGATTCCGTCGGACCTGAGTGTCTACCAGCTGTATCGGGCCACGGTCGCCGACAACACCGGTGAGCTGCTGGACACCACGCTGATCGCGTCGGCGAAGGGCGGCGTCAGCGGCGGCACCATCGATTCCGGGCGGGCCATGATGGAGGCCATCGCCGAGGATTCCTCGAAGGCCTCGGTGATGATGCATCCGTACTCGCTGAGCCCGGACAAGTCGATGGACCCCGACGTCGGCCGGCAGTCCGATCAGGCGCTGGAGCGGGCCAGCAATATCGACCCGAGCCTGGACGGCTGGGTGTCGACCTTCGTCATGGCCGCGCACAACACCAAGGTTGTGCGGCGCAGCAACGGCCTGCTGGGCTGGGTGTACGGCAAGAACTTCCGCTACCGCGAGGTGATGAGCGCGGGCAAGTCGGCCGCCGCGCCGCTGGTCGCCGCCGGTATCGCGGGCGGCATCGTCGCGACCATGGCGGTCGGCTCGGTGCTGTCGCGCGCCGAGGTGGGGCGCAAGCTGCTGGACCGGGTGCTGCCGAAGCCGGGCACGGGACCGAGCGAAAAGGCCCGCAACAGTGGGTGGTTCACCATGAAGACCTACGCGCGCACCACCTCCGGCGCGAAGTACCTGGCCACGTTCTCCGGCAAGGGCGACCCGGGCTACAAGGCCACCGCGGTCCTGCTCGGCGAGTCCGGGTTGTGCCTGGCGCTCGACACCGGCAAGCAGCCGGAGCTGGCGGGCATCCTCACCCCGGCCGCCGCGATGGGTGACGCGCTCACCGAGCGCCTGCGGGCCGCGGGCATGACCATCGAAGTCGAGCGTGCCTGA
- a CDS encoding AarF/ABC1/UbiB kinase family protein: MAKQVPTSRLARGTKLGAVAASSVLRTQRTRLSMRGRSEAVRAKMAEESMIRTTEQVVMVLGTMKGVAMKLGQMLSVLDLDLVPEAHRERFQKRLAVLRDSAPNVSFEAMKQVIEEDFGRPLDEVFAEFNPEAVAAASIGQVYRARLHDGRDVAVKVQYPGIDAAVRADLKNLNMFRKVLQSALPWVTPAVLDELRLNMEGELDYHAEAATQLQIAELYAGHPFIVVPRSMPELSSTRVLVSEYLPGKGFEEIRQLPDADRNRVGEIIYRFYVGSLFTFNEFCGDPHPGNVMLADDGRVGFLDFGLFNRMDPDYVKFEAICLRAAAEDRAEDLQQLMIERGVIGSPEEVGPEECLEYVLAASEWCLIDEELTITPDLASGAFLLAVDPRASEFAGMKQQNLPPEHLFSRRADFLTFGMLGQLNCTANWHRVAREWLYDEPAVTELGKIHAEWLAEHPPVIPKKKTRAKRPRRT; the protein is encoded by the coding sequence ATGGCGAAGCAAGTCCCGACTTCCCGGCTTGCTCGTGGCACCAAACTGGGTGCCGTTGCTGCCAGTTCGGTGCTGCGTACCCAGCGCACGCGCCTGTCCATGCGCGGCAGATCCGAGGCCGTACGCGCGAAGATGGCCGAGGAGTCGATGATCCGCACCACCGAGCAGGTGGTCATGGTGCTGGGCACCATGAAGGGCGTCGCCATGAAACTGGGCCAGATGCTCTCGGTGCTGGATCTGGATCTGGTGCCCGAGGCGCACCGGGAACGGTTCCAGAAGCGGCTGGCCGTGCTGCGCGACTCGGCGCCGAACGTGTCGTTCGAGGCGATGAAGCAGGTCATCGAGGAGGATTTCGGCCGCCCGCTCGACGAGGTGTTCGCCGAATTCAACCCGGAAGCGGTCGCGGCGGCCTCCATCGGCCAGGTGTACCGGGCGCGGCTGCACGACGGCCGCGATGTCGCGGTGAAGGTGCAGTACCCCGGCATCGATGCCGCGGTGCGCGCGGACCTGAAGAACCTCAACATGTTCCGCAAGGTGCTGCAGTCGGCGCTGCCCTGGGTGACGCCGGCGGTGCTGGACGAACTGCGGCTGAACATGGAGGGCGAACTCGACTATCACGCCGAGGCCGCCACCCAGTTGCAGATCGCCGAGCTCTACGCCGGGCACCCGTTCATCGTGGTGCCGCGGTCGATGCCGGAGCTGAGCTCGACCCGGGTGCTGGTCAGTGAATACCTGCCGGGCAAGGGCTTCGAGGAGATCCGGCAGCTGCCCGACGCCGACCGGAATCGGGTGGGCGAGATCATCTACCGGTTTTATGTGGGTTCGCTGTTCACCTTCAACGAGTTCTGCGGCGATCCGCACCCCGGCAATGTGATGCTGGCCGACGACGGACGCGTCGGCTTCCTGGACTTCGGGCTGTTCAACCGGATGGACCCGGACTATGTGAAGTTCGAGGCGATCTGCCTGCGCGCGGCCGCGGAGGACCGCGCGGAAGACTTGCAGCAGTTGATGATCGAGCGCGGCGTGATCGGCTCCCCGGAGGAGGTCGGCCCGGAGGAATGCCTGGAGTATGTGCTGGCCGCCTCGGAGTGGTGCCTGATCGACGAGGAACTCACCATCACACCCGATCTGGCCAGTGGCGCGTTCCTGCTCGCCGTCGACCCGCGCGCCAGCGAGTTCGCCGGCATGAAACAGCAGAACCTGCCGCCGGAGCACCTGTTCTCGCGGCGCGCGGATTTCCTCACCTTCGGCATGCTGGGCCAGCTCAACTGCACCGCGAACTGGCATCGCGTCGCCCGCGAATGGCTCTACGACGAACCGGCGGTCACCGAACTCGGCAAAATCCACGCCGAATGGTTGGCCGAGCATCCGCCGGTAATCCCCAAGAAGAAGACGCGCGCCAAGCGCCCCCGACGTACCTGA
- a CDS encoding TetR/AcrR family transcriptional regulator, giving the protein MSTEDLVDVDARGERPAARGGEADGRKRRWRQHKIDRREELVDGTLAAIRKRGSNAGMDEIAAEIGVSKTVLYRYFSDKNDLVHATMQRFIETTLMPRVYGAINLDAAEYDLVRSALAEYVGTVDEDPEVYRFIMGNGSGDQSSLAEFEKLFAEVVSTVIIDRGRAHGAETEGALLWSYVLVGGIQLATHWWTTDKTMSRDQVIDYLTMMAWSAIEGMMRAGGSPAKFAQMPHVLPEQEAD; this is encoded by the coding sequence CTGTCCACCGAAGACCTTGTCGACGTCGACGCACGTGGCGAGCGTCCGGCGGCGCGCGGCGGTGAAGCGGACGGCCGTAAGCGCCGGTGGCGCCAGCACAAGATCGATCGCCGTGAGGAACTTGTCGACGGCACCCTGGCAGCCATCCGCAAACGCGGCAGCAACGCCGGCATGGATGAGATCGCCGCCGAGATCGGCGTCTCCAAAACCGTGCTCTACCGGTACTTCTCCGATAAGAACGACCTGGTGCACGCGACCATGCAGCGGTTCATCGAGACCACGCTGATGCCGCGGGTGTACGGCGCGATCAACCTCGACGCCGCCGAATACGACCTGGTCCGCTCGGCGCTGGCCGAATACGTCGGCACCGTCGACGAGGACCCCGAGGTCTACCGGTTCATCATGGGCAACGGCTCGGGTGACCAGTCCTCGCTCGCGGAGTTCGAGAAGCTCTTCGCCGAGGTGGTGTCCACGGTCATCATCGATCGCGGCCGGGCGCACGGCGCCGAGACCGAGGGTGCGCTGCTGTGGTCGTATGTGCTGGTCGGCGGCATCCAGCTGGCCACGCACTGGTGGACCACGGACAAGACGATGTCGCGCGATCAGGTCATCGATTACCTGACCATGATGGCGTGGAGCGCGATCGAGGGCATGATGCGCGCGGGCGGTTCGCCGGCGAAGTTCGCCCAGATGCCGCATGTGTTACCGGAGCAGGAAGCAGACTGA
- a CDS encoding DUF445 domain-containing protein encodes MENAPTTLAPAPSVPSVPNGFFVDDESKRRDLFRMKAFATGLLAFATLVYLFCRWLESRGQGGDWVGYVRAASEAGMVGALADWFAVTALFRHPLGLPIPHTAIIRKKKDQLGASLGSFVGTNFLAPEVVSAKVQSAEVSLRIGRWMADPGHAARVAEESSTILRAVVGVLRDEDVQQIIDNTIVKRIAEPQWGPPIGRVLAELLADNRQLALLDMLAERAHQWALGSQETIDRIVMRDAPSWAPKFANILLAEKIYRELVEFTWKVRSNPEHEVRLAANRFLEEFAYDLQHDDAMIKKAERIKAQVMGREEITGMAEATWRAAKRLILESADDPSSTLRRKVAENVQQLGERLRDDDAMRDKVDGWLDRGVRYLVQNYAAEITTLVTDTVAKWDAEEASNKIELQVGRDLQFIRINGTVVGALAGLVIYTISQLLFHG; translated from the coding sequence ATGGAGAACGCGCCAACGACGCTTGCGCCCGCCCCGTCCGTCCCATCCGTGCCCAATGGTTTCTTCGTCGACGACGAGAGCAAACGGCGCGACCTGTTCCGGATGAAGGCGTTCGCGACCGGGCTGCTGGCTTTCGCCACGCTGGTCTACCTGTTCTGCCGCTGGCTGGAATCGCGCGGGCAGGGCGGCGACTGGGTCGGCTACGTGCGGGCCGCCTCCGAGGCCGGCATGGTCGGCGCCCTGGCCGACTGGTTCGCGGTGACCGCGCTGTTCCGGCATCCGCTCGGCCTGCCGATCCCGCACACCGCGATCATCCGGAAGAAGAAAGACCAGCTCGGCGCCAGCCTGGGCAGTTTCGTCGGCACCAACTTCCTTGCTCCCGAGGTGGTTTCGGCGAAGGTGCAGTCGGCGGAGGTCTCGCTGCGGATCGGGCGCTGGATGGCCGATCCGGGGCACGCGGCCCGCGTGGCGGAGGAGAGTTCGACGATCCTGCGCGCGGTGGTCGGCGTGCTGCGTGACGAGGACGTGCAGCAGATCATCGACAACACCATCGTCAAGCGGATCGCCGAACCGCAGTGGGGCCCGCCGATCGGCCGGGTGCTGGCCGAACTGCTCGCCGACAACCGGCAGCTGGCGCTGCTGGACATGCTCGCCGAACGCGCGCACCAGTGGGCGCTGGGCAGCCAGGAAACCATCGACCGGATCGTCATGCGCGACGCGCCGTCCTGGGCCCCGAAATTCGCCAATATCCTGCTGGCGGAAAAGATTTACCGGGAGTTGGTGGAGTTCACCTGGAAGGTGCGTTCCAATCCGGAGCATGAGGTGCGCCTGGCGGCGAATCGTTTCCTGGAGGAATTCGCCTACGACCTGCAGCACGACGACGCCATGATCAAAAAGGCGGAACGGATCAAGGCGCAGGTGATGGGCCGCGAGGAAATCACCGGGATGGCCGAGGCCACGTGGCGCGCGGCGAAACGGCTGATCCTGGAGTCGGCCGACGATCCGAGCAGTACGCTGCGCCGTAAGGTGGCGGAGAATGTGCAGCAGCTCGGTGAGCGGCTGCGCGACGACGACGCCATGCGCGACAAAGTCGACGGCTGGCTCGATCGCGGCGTGCGCTACCTGGTGCAGAACTACGCCGCCGAGATCACCACCCTGGTCACCGATACCGTGGCCAAGTGGGACGCCGAGGAGGCGAGCAACAAGATCGAATTGCAGGTCGGGCGTGATCTGCAATTCATCCGCATCAACGGCACGGTGGTCGGCGCGCTCGCCGGGCTCGTCATCTACACGATTTCCCAGTTGCTGTTCCACGGCTGA
- a CDS encoding helix-turn-helix domain-containing protein, producing the protein MADQPEVPAEYTEHPDEQSEGVGEKVGRAAHDIGGFIRSQREAAQVSLRQLAALAGVSNPYLSQIERGLRNPSAEVLAQIAKALRVSSEVLYVRAGYLEQRPHSPVRDALLADTSISERQKQVLLDIYESFRRENGGDEQGGIAWDSAVPRTTNETPPRQENEEL; encoded by the coding sequence ATGGCAGACCAGCCCGAGGTTCCCGCCGAGTACACCGAACACCCCGACGAGCAATCCGAAGGTGTCGGCGAAAAAGTGGGACGTGCAGCGCACGACATCGGAGGCTTCATCAGATCACAGCGAGAAGCCGCGCAAGTCTCGCTGCGTCAGCTCGCCGCACTGGCGGGAGTGAGCAATCCGTACCTGAGTCAGATCGAGCGTGGATTGCGTAATCCGTCCGCCGAAGTACTCGCGCAGATCGCCAAGGCACTGCGGGTGTCCTCGGAGGTGTTGTACGTACGGGCTGGCTATCTGGAACAACGGCCGCACAGTCCGGTCCGGGATGCCCTGCTTGCCGATACCTCGATCTCCGAGCGGCAGAAGCAGGTCCTGCTGGATATCTATGAATCGTTTCGCCGGGAAAACGGAGGAGACGAGCAGGGGGGAATTGCATGGGACAGCGCCGTTCCGCGTACGACAAACGAAACTCCGCCACGCCAGGAGAACGAAGAATTATGA
- a CDS encoding heparin-binding hemagglutinin — protein MTEKNVTVTKPLLAAVGAGDAVYAVVTDVVTQVRGRAAGTDVPGRVEEARERFANVPADVQAQFETLRERLAGLPSELPEDLAELREKFTAEELKKLADEYRAKVLDLYADLAVRGEETVERLRANHLVEDQIERVEALYKDATVRAEEALDRVHGLLGRPAKVEDAPIVDAVPVVEAEVVEVTTETVPAPEPVKAPAAPAPKKAPAAKKAPAKKAAPKKA, from the coding sequence ATGACCGAAAAGAATGTCACCGTAACCAAGCCGCTGCTCGCCGCCGTGGGCGCGGGCGATGCCGTCTACGCCGTCGTCACCGATGTGGTGACCCAGGTGCGTGGGCGCGCCGCCGGCACCGACGTGCCGGGCCGGGTCGAAGAGGCTCGCGAGCGGTTCGCCAACGTGCCGGCCGATGTGCAGGCCCAGTTCGAGACCCTGCGCGAGCGCCTCGCCGGCCTGCCCTCGGAGCTTCCGGAGGACCTCGCCGAGTTGCGCGAGAAGTTCACCGCCGAAGAGCTGAAGAAGCTGGCCGACGAGTACCGCGCCAAGGTGCTCGACCTCTACGCCGACCTGGCCGTGCGCGGCGAGGAGACCGTTGAGCGGCTGCGCGCCAACCACCTGGTCGAGGATCAGATCGAGCGGGTCGAGGCGCTGTACAAGGACGCCACCGTGCGCGCCGAGGAAGCCCTGGATCGAGTGCACGGTCTGCTGGGCCGCCCGGCCAAGGTCGAGGACGCGCCCATCGTGGACGCCGTCCCGGTCGTCGAGGCCGAGGTCGTCGAGGTCACCACCGAGACCGTCCCCGCGCCCGAGCCGGTCAAGGCCCCCGCCGCCCCGGCCCCGAAGAAGGCCCCGGCCGCGAAGAAGGCTCCGGCAAAGAAGGCCGCCCCTAAGAAGGCGTAA
- a CDS encoding DUF2516 family protein: MHVTRWIEAGLWLLALGATIFALIHAIRQRPDAFTAVDKQTKQLWLAILGVSLFLLVIPLLAGGLGGLGLLTFIAIIATGIYLADVRPKVDEVQRGPRW; this comes from the coding sequence TTGCACGTGACACGCTGGATTGAGGCCGGGCTGTGGCTGCTGGCGCTCGGCGCGACGATCTTCGCGCTGATTCACGCGATCCGCCAGCGCCCGGACGCCTTCACCGCGGTGGACAAACAGACCAAACAGCTCTGGCTGGCGATTCTCGGGGTCTCCCTGTTCCTGCTGGTGATTCCGCTGCTCGCGGGCGGCCTGGGTGGCCTGGGGCTGCTCACCTTCATCGCGATCATCGCCACCGGCATCTACCTCGCCGACGTGCGCCCGAAAGTAGACGAGGTGCAGCGCGGTCCCCGCTGGTAG
- a CDS encoding alpha/beta fold hydrolase, producing MRALLTTVLTGLSSALFDTHRANLRSRTYATAAFNPPTVSHEVIPVTTRDGTKLRVHSYGPKDAPAIVLVHGWTCAIEYWNAQINAFAGEYRVIAYDQRGHGASEFGNSKLDMDLLADDLADVLDAALAADQRAVLVGHSLGGMTLQAWAGRYPEQVPARAHSVLLTNTAASHLIFQTTVVPLFNRPARLLKLKVPLPFLLGRVGLGFPIVFPPIAPVKWLFARQIMSTAAEGDLLDFSLNIVRSCPALVRARFGFLLAEMDLGESARNLVVPTTIVAGSFDDMTPVAHAEQIAEMLRQTGSFVRLEVLPTGHLGNTEAYEQFNDELARVLAAAYHRRKVATG from the coding sequence ATGCGTGCCTTGCTGACGACGGTGTTGACGGGCCTATCCAGCGCCCTGTTCGACACCCATCGTGCGAACCTGCGTTCCCGCACCTACGCGACCGCGGCGTTCAACCCGCCGACCGTTTCCCACGAGGTCATCCCGGTGACCACCCGGGACGGCACGAAGCTGCGCGTGCACTCCTACGGTCCGAAAGACGCACCGGCCATCGTGCTGGTGCACGGCTGGACCTGCGCCATCGAATACTGGAACGCCCAGATCAACGCCTTCGCCGGCGAGTACCGCGTCATCGCCTACGACCAGCGCGGCCACGGCGCGAGCGAATTCGGGAACAGCAAGCTCGACATGGACCTGCTCGCCGACGACCTCGCCGACGTGCTCGACGCGGCCCTGGCCGCCGATCAGCGCGCGGTCCTGGTCGGCCACAGCCTGGGCGGTATGACCCTGCAGGCGTGGGCGGGCCGCTACCCCGAACAGGTTCCGGCGCGCGCACATTCGGTGCTGCTCACCAATACCGCTGCCTCGCACCTGATCTTCCAGACCACCGTGGTGCCGCTGTTCAACCGGCCGGCCCGGCTGCTGAAACTCAAAGTCCCGCTGCCGTTCCTGCTGGGCCGCGTCGGTCTCGGTTTCCCGATCGTCTTCCCCCCGATCGCCCCGGTGAAGTGGCTTTTCGCCCGGCAGATCATGAGCACGGCCGCCGAGGGCGACCTGCTCGACTTCAGCCTGAACATCGTCCGTTCCTGCCCGGCCCTGGTCCGCGCGCGGTTCGGTTTCCTGCTCGCGGAGATGGATCTCGGCGAATCGGCCCGGAACCTGGTGGTGCCCACCACGATTGTGGCTGGCTCCTTCGACGATATGACCCCGGTCGCGCACGCCGAGCAGATCGCCGAGATGCTGCGGCAGACCGGCAGTTTCGTCCGGCTGGAGGTGTTGCCGACCGGCCATCTCGGCAACACCGAAGCCTACGAACAGTTCAACGACGAGCTGGCCCGGGTGCTCGCGGCCGCCTATCACCGCCGCAAGGTGGCGACCGGCTAG
- a CDS encoding vitamin K epoxide reductase family protein gives MIDAPPRSAWLVLLGGLAGWLASVTLTVERIRLYTDAGYRPSCSINPILSCGTVMERPQASVFFDVPNPLIGVVGFSVVVTLGVLAVSGVRIPRWVWGGLWVGTLLGTGFICWLIFQSLYRINALCPYCMVVWAIITPLLAAITQILWGGSRGPLGVAAEWRWTIVAIFYAVVLLLVFLQFQDYWLTLV, from the coding sequence GTGATCGACGCGCCGCCCCGGTCCGCCTGGCTGGTCTTGCTGGGCGGGCTGGCCGGCTGGCTGGCCTCGGTGACCTTGACCGTCGAACGGATCAGGCTCTACACCGACGCCGGCTACCGGCCCTCCTGCAGCATCAACCCGATCCTGTCCTGCGGGACCGTGATGGAACGGCCGCAGGCGTCGGTCTTCTTCGACGTCCCGAACCCGCTGATCGGCGTGGTCGGGTTCTCGGTGGTCGTCACCCTCGGGGTGCTCGCCGTCTCCGGGGTCCGGATTCCGCGCTGGGTCTGGGGGGGACTGTGGGTGGGCACGCTGCTCGGCACCGGCTTCATCTGCTGGCTGATCTTCCAGAGCCTGTACCGCATCAACGCGCTGTGCCCGTACTGCATGGTGGTGTGGGCGATCATCACACCGTTGCTCGCGGCGATCACCCAGATCCTGTGGGGCGGCTCGCGTGGGCCGCTCGGCGTGGCCGCCGAATGGCGCTGGACCATCGTCGCGATCTTCTACGCGGTAGTGCTGCTGCTGGTATTCCTGCAGTTCCAGGACTACTGGCTGACGCTGGTCTAG